One Corynebacterium yudongzhengii DNA window includes the following coding sequences:
- a CDS encoding adenosine deaminase family protein, with the protein MYNAPNISPNNKQVDPAQVAELPKVVLNTSVNIAGARGEGDVEAAVREVVAALANDHVAYAEIRLNPAEAEAVDNAQVLAAAARGVRAQEYIDARLLIIADTEGVGDAVVAYRRHADDPRAVVGVALTEAADLKAHAEVLGRLRAAYIPVTIDAGARGDVEAIATAVAAGAQRLGLAGRVFEDFSVDTSGITAGETSAWVRDRGICLELAPTKEVALGVVEEFADHPLTLLQQMGFTVTVNPADAEPTVTDELMRLVETFDYGYDELFDLTRTALEHAFVDTPRRHEIMAQTILPAYEELTGAYNEDAAFAEAHHDHEEQE; encoded by the coding sequence ATGTACAACGCGCCGAATATCAGTCCCAATAACAAGCAGGTCGATCCCGCCCAGGTCGCCGAGTTGCCGAAGGTCGTGCTCAACACCAGCGTCAACATCGCCGGCGCCCGCGGCGAGGGCGACGTCGAGGCGGCCGTGCGCGAGGTGGTCGCCGCCCTCGCCAACGATCACGTCGCTTATGCCGAAATCCGCCTCAACCCCGCCGAGGCGGAGGCGGTGGATAACGCCCAGGTGCTCGCCGCCGCCGCGCGGGGCGTGCGCGCGCAGGAGTATATCGACGCCCGGCTGCTCATCATCGCCGATACAGAAGGGGTGGGCGATGCGGTGGTGGCGTATCGTCGGCACGCGGACGACCCTCGCGCCGTGGTCGGCGTGGCGCTGACCGAGGCGGCCGACCTGAAAGCGCACGCCGAGGTCCTCGGCCGGCTGCGCGCCGCATATATCCCGGTGACCATCGATGCGGGGGCGCGCGGGGACGTCGAGGCGATCGCCACCGCCGTGGCCGCCGGGGCGCAGCGACTCGGGCTGGCCGGGCGGGTGTTTGAGGATTTCTCCGTCGACACCAGCGGCATCACCGCCGGAGAGACCTCCGCCTGGGTGCGCGACCGCGGCATCTGCCTCGAGCTCGCGCCGACGAAGGAGGTCGCCCTCGGCGTCGTCGAGGAGTTCGCCGACCACCCGCTGACCCTGCTGCAGCAGATGGGCTTCACCGTCACCGTCAACCCGGCCGACGCGGAGCCCACCGTCACCGACGAGCTCATGCGCCTGGTGGAGACCTTCGACTACGGCTACGACGAGCTCTTCGATCTCACCCGCACCGCCCTCGAGCACGCGTTCGTGGACACCCCGCGCCGCCACGAGATCATGGCGCAGACGATCCTGCCCGCCTACGAGGAACTCACCGGCGCCTACAACGAGGACGCCGCCTTCGCCGAGGCCCACCACGACCACGAGGAGCAGGAATAA
- a CDS encoding trimeric intracellular cation channel family protein encodes METSMLLTITFIVGITAEAITAALSAGRMRMDWFGVIALGSITALGGGTVRDILLNNHPLTWVGEPRYLIITIVAALVTAQLSFLAAHFRRVFLTADAVGLAAFSVIGTQIAFDLGHGVVIAAVAATVTGVFGGVLRDILSDRVPLVFSQEIYAAVSILTAVLYWGLDAAGVPVNWIIVITLAFAFSSRMIAIKSHKNFPQYNYQGRETPVDPRLRLSAQLIGKGVRKAKRKAKEGAEHLRPRHRRKSRDHTHDSDETPPDSQ; translated from the coding sequence ATGGAGACGTCGATGCTGCTGACGATCACGTTCATCGTCGGCATCACCGCCGAAGCGATCACCGCCGCGCTGTCGGCGGGGCGGATGCGCATGGACTGGTTCGGGGTGATCGCCCTGGGCTCTATTACGGCGCTCGGCGGCGGGACGGTCCGCGACATTTTGCTCAACAACCACCCGCTGACCTGGGTGGGAGAGCCGCGGTATCTCATCATCACGATCGTCGCGGCGCTGGTGACAGCCCAGCTGTCGTTCCTCGCCGCGCACTTTCGCCGCGTCTTCCTCACCGCCGACGCCGTGGGCCTGGCGGCGTTTTCGGTCATCGGCACGCAGATCGCGTTCGATCTCGGCCACGGCGTCGTCATCGCCGCGGTCGCCGCGACCGTGACCGGCGTGTTCGGCGGCGTGCTGCGCGATATCCTCTCCGACCGCGTGCCCCTCGTGTTCTCCCAGGAGATCTACGCGGCTGTCTCCATCCTCACGGCGGTCCTCTACTGGGGTCTCGACGCCGCCGGGGTCCCCGTCAACTGGATCATCGTGATCACCCTGGCGTTTGCGTTCTCTTCGCGCATGATCGCGATCAAATCGCACAAGAACTTCCCGCAGTACAACTACCAGGGTCGCGAGACCCCGGTCGATCCCCGGCTGCGGCTGTCGGCGCAGCTCATCGGCAAGGGCGTGCGCAAGGCGAAGCGCAAGGCCAAGGAGGGTGCGGAGCACCTGCGCCCGCGCCACCGGAGGAAGAGCCGCGATCACACCCACGACAGTGACGAGACGCCTCCGGATTCTCAGTGA
- a CDS encoding MFS transporter: MPTSEPRPRGLRLPHRPPLPRQTEISNLRRWIVMIALAMGGFAIGTTEFVSMGLLPLIAEDFSITEDEAGWIISAYALGVVVGAPTITATTGRVPRRRLLILLMAAFAIGHVIAMFAASPGLLIASRFIAGLPHGAYFSVAGLAATSMSPPGKRGQAVAFIGLGLATATVAGVPAAQSLGQAFGWSAAYLLVALISLATMASLFILMPHMTRMPPTSVRTELGALTRSQVWLTLALGSVGFGGMFAVYTYITWTMTERAGLPPEWIPVVLMVYGIGNVFGNILGGRLADRNLDAGILFSLVMIVIVLIAFFFTSTHPVVGTVNFGLIGLFGSSLVPSLQVRLMDVAGDAQTLAASLNHSALNLANASGAAVGGAVIAAGLGYAAPALAGAALALAAIVVWVPTAWLRRR, encoded by the coding sequence GTGCCTACTTCCGAACCACGCCCGCGCGGTCTGCGCCTGCCGCACCGCCCGCCGCTGCCGCGGCAAACCGAGATCTCGAACCTGCGCCGCTGGATCGTCATGATCGCCCTAGCCATGGGCGGGTTCGCCATCGGTACCACGGAGTTCGTCTCCATGGGGCTTTTGCCGCTGATCGCCGAGGACTTCTCGATCACCGAAGACGAAGCCGGCTGGATCATCTCCGCCTACGCGCTCGGGGTCGTCGTGGGAGCACCCACCATCACCGCCACCACCGGCCGCGTGCCGCGCCGGCGCCTGCTCATCCTGCTCATGGCGGCCTTCGCCATCGGCCACGTGATCGCGATGTTCGCCGCCAGCCCCGGGCTGCTCATCGCCTCCCGTTTCATCGCCGGGCTGCCCCACGGCGCCTACTTCTCCGTCGCGGGACTGGCGGCGACGTCCATGTCGCCGCCGGGCAAGAGGGGACAGGCCGTCGCGTTCATCGGCTTAGGCCTGGCCACAGCCACGGTCGCCGGTGTCCCGGCCGCCCAGTCGCTCGGCCAGGCTTTCGGCTGGTCGGCCGCCTATCTGTTGGTGGCGCTCATAAGCTTGGCGACGATGGCCTCCCTGTTCATCCTCATGCCGCACATGACCCGCATGCCGCCGACGAGCGTGCGCACCGAGCTGGGCGCGCTCACCCGCAGCCAGGTGTGGCTGACCCTGGCTCTCGGGTCGGTGGGCTTCGGCGGCATGTTCGCCGTCTACACCTACATCACCTGGACGATGACTGAACGCGCCGGCCTTCCGCCCGAGTGGATCCCGGTGGTGCTCATGGTCTACGGCATCGGCAACGTCTTCGGCAATATCCTCGGCGGGCGCCTAGCCGATCGAAACCTCGACGCTGGTATCCTGTTCTCGCTGGTGATGATCGTCATCGTGCTGATCGCCTTCTTCTTCACCAGCACCCATCCGGTGGTGGGCACCGTGAACTTCGGGCTCATCGGCCTCTTCGGCTCCTCGCTGGTGCCCAGCCTGCAAGTCCGCCTCATGGATGTCGCCGGCGATGCCCAGACCCTGGCGGCCTCGCTCAACCACTCCGCGCTCAACCTCGCCAACGCCTCGGGCGCCGCGGTGGGTGGGGCGGTCATTGCCGCCGGCCTCGGCTATGCCGCCCCGGCCCTGGCGGGCGCGGCGCTGGCCTTGGCGGCGATCGTCGTTTGGGTTCCTACGGCATGGCTGAGGCGGCGTTAG
- the trpS gene encoding tryptophan--tRNA ligase, producing the protein MSEKQRVLSGIQPTADSYHLGNYLGAVKQWIDLQNDYEAFYFIPDMHSITVDQDPEELRHRTIAGVAQLIALGIDTEKSTLFVQSHVPQHAELTWVLNCLTGFGEAGRMTQFKDKSAKQGQDRTSVGLFTYPVLMAADILLYRPQLVPVGEDQRQHLELTRTLAERFNARYGETFVVPESFIPEGANKIYDLQDPTSKMSKSGQNPKGIVNLLDSPKTSAKRIRSAVTDNDNEIRFDRENKPGVSNLLVIQSALTGKSIDDLVAGYEGQGYGALKVDTAEALEAFTTPLKKRYDELMADRAQLEDILARGAQRARELAEPLVQDVYDKIGFLAPRR; encoded by the coding sequence ATGAGTGAAAAGCAGCGTGTCCTATCCGGTATCCAGCCCACCGCGGATTCCTATCACCTCGGCAACTACCTGGGTGCCGTCAAGCAGTGGATTGATCTGCAGAACGACTACGAGGCGTTCTACTTCATCCCGGACATGCACTCCATCACGGTCGACCAGGACCCAGAGGAGCTGCGCCACCGCACCATCGCGGGCGTAGCCCAGCTCATCGCCCTCGGTATTGATACCGAGAAATCTACCCTGTTCGTCCAGTCCCACGTCCCGCAGCACGCGGAGCTGACCTGGGTGCTCAACTGCCTCACTGGCTTCGGCGAGGCCGGCCGCATGACCCAGTTCAAGGACAAATCCGCCAAGCAGGGCCAGGACCGCACCTCGGTCGGCCTGTTCACCTACCCGGTGCTCATGGCCGCCGACATCCTCCTGTACCGCCCGCAGCTCGTGCCGGTGGGGGAGGACCAGCGCCAGCACCTGGAGCTCACCCGCACCCTCGCCGAGCGTTTCAACGCCCGCTACGGCGAGACCTTCGTCGTGCCCGAGTCCTTCATCCCGGAGGGCGCGAACAAGATCTACGACCTGCAGGATCCCACCTCGAAGATGAGCAAGTCGGGCCAGAACCCGAAGGGGATTGTCAACCTGCTGGATTCGCCGAAGACCTCTGCGAAGCGCATCCGCAGCGCGGTGACGGACAATGACAACGAGATCCGCTTCGACCGCGAGAACAAGCCCGGCGTGTCCAACCTGTTGGTTATCCAGTCGGCGCTGACGGGGAAGTCCATCGACGATCTCGTCGCCGGCTACGAGGGCCAGGGCTACGGCGCGCTTAAAGTGGACACCGCCGAGGCTCTAGAGGCGTTTACCACCCCGCTGAAGAAGCGTTACGACGAACTCATGGCCGATCGCGCCCAGCTCGAGGACATCCTCGCCCGCGGTGCCCAGCGCGCCCGGGAGCTCGCCGAGCCGCTGGTCCAGGACGTCTACGACAAGATCGGTTTCCTCGCCCCGCGACGCTGA
- a CDS encoding D-alanyl-D-alanine carboxypeptidase family protein: MNARLARRALAVSLSCALITPASFGIAAAQEAETPGVDQPTEAEPTTRESAPNTDHCPNSLTPPEPTTTSEALAPGKQAPEPLPVAADGHCGVSAPEGFEVPEDVLASAWMITDLDTGEIIAQKDPHGRYRPASVIKVLLALEVIDRLDPEQKVIASEESAAQDGSAVGLGAGGEYTVNELLHGLLLASGNDAAHQLAQELGGDERTLELINERARKIGTTDTRAATYSGLDAPGMSSSAHDLALIYEEAFKNEVFARVVNTEYIDFPGYDEHEGYEVWNDNHLFMFDPDGIGGKTGFTDDANHTFVGALDRDGRRLMAVILDTTIAKARPWQQAQALLHEAYEVPAGAGIGRLEPVAKQETEAAPTPTPRADDTAAQSTPTSDEAATPYVGVGIVAVVVVLVGLVAAAVFATRRR, translated from the coding sequence ATGAATGCCCGTCTCGCCCGCCGTGCGCTCGCCGTGAGTCTGAGCTGCGCCCTCATTACGCCCGCGTCTTTCGGTATCGCTGCCGCCCAGGAGGCCGAAACCCCCGGCGTCGATCAGCCGACCGAGGCCGAGCCCACCACCCGCGAGTCGGCGCCGAATACCGATCACTGCCCGAACTCGCTCACCCCGCCGGAGCCGACGACCACCTCGGAGGCGCTCGCCCCCGGGAAGCAGGCCCCGGAGCCGCTGCCCGTGGCCGCCGATGGCCACTGCGGTGTGAGCGCCCCGGAGGGCTTCGAGGTGCCCGAGGACGTGCTGGCCAGCGCGTGGATGATCACCGACTTAGATACCGGGGAGATCATCGCGCAGAAGGACCCGCACGGGCGTTACCGGCCGGCGTCGGTGATTAAGGTGCTGCTGGCTTTGGAGGTGATCGACAGGCTGGATCCGGAGCAGAAGGTCATCGCCTCTGAGGAGTCTGCCGCACAAGACGGCTCGGCCGTAGGTCTTGGCGCCGGCGGCGAGTACACCGTCAACGAGCTGCTGCACGGTCTGCTGCTGGCCAGCGGCAACGACGCCGCCCACCAGCTCGCCCAGGAGCTCGGCGGCGACGAGCGCACCTTGGAGCTCATCAACGAACGTGCCCGAAAGATCGGCACCACCGATACCCGCGCGGCGACGTATTCCGGCCTCGATGCCCCGGGCATGTCGTCTTCCGCCCACGACCTCGCGCTCATCTACGAGGAGGCGTTTAAAAACGAGGTTTTCGCGCGCGTCGTCAACACGGAATACATCGACTTCCCCGGCTACGACGAGCACGAGGGCTACGAGGTGTGGAACGACAACCACCTGTTCATGTTCGATCCCGACGGCATCGGCGGCAAGACTGGGTTTACCGACGACGCCAACCACACCTTCGTCGGCGCCCTGGACCGCGACGGCCGCCGGCTGATGGCCGTGATCCTCGATACCACCATCGCGAAGGCCCGCCCGTGGCAGCAGGCGCAGGCGCTGCTGCACGAGGCCTATGAGGTGCCGGCGGGGGCGGGTATTGGGCGGTTGGAGCCCGTCGCCAAGCAAGAGACCGAGGCGGCGCCCACCCCGACGCCGCGTGCCGACGACACCGCCGCGCAGAGCACCCCTACCAGCGACGAGGCGGCGACCCCTTATGTCGGGGTGGGCATCGTGGCGGTCGTCGTGGTGCTGGTGGGGCTGGTGGCCGCGGCGGTCTTTGCGACGCGGCGTCGCTAG
- a CDS encoding nucleoside hydrolase has protein sequence MPRKIILDCDPGHDDAVAMLLAAGNPEIELVGITTIGGNQTLEKVTFNARQVATIAGITAPIHAGCTRPLLRPMRTAADIHGDSGMEIHGYDLPTPDVTVESAHAVDFLIDTIMRHAPGEITLVPTGPLTNIALAVRKEPRIVERVREVVLMGGGYHTGNFSAVAEFNISIDPEAAHIVFHEPWPVTMVGLDLTHQALATKEIEAELTALGGPVAQFVVALFGAFRENYRNAQGFDNPPVHDPCTIAYLIDPEVVSVRKAPLEVELRGEHTAGMTVADFRAPAPAECHTQVAVDLDWRKFWDLVLDAVKALS, from the coding sequence ATGCCCCGCAAGATCATCCTCGACTGCGACCCCGGCCACGACGACGCGGTGGCGATGCTGCTCGCCGCCGGCAACCCGGAGATCGAGCTGGTAGGCATTACGACGATCGGCGGCAACCAGACCTTAGAGAAAGTCACGTTCAACGCCCGCCAGGTCGCGACGATCGCCGGCATCACCGCCCCCATCCACGCCGGGTGCACCCGCCCGCTGCTCCGCCCCATGCGCACCGCCGCCGACATCCACGGCGATAGCGGCATGGAGATCCACGGCTACGACCTGCCCACCCCGGATGTGACGGTGGAAAGCGCCCACGCCGTCGACTTCCTCATCGATACGATCATGCGCCACGCGCCGGGCGAGATCACCCTCGTGCCCACGGGCCCGCTCACCAACATCGCCTTAGCCGTGCGCAAGGAGCCGCGCATCGTCGAGCGCGTGCGCGAGGTGGTGCTCATGGGCGGCGGCTACCATACGGGCAACTTCTCGGCGGTCGCCGAGTTCAACATCAGCATCGACCCCGAGGCCGCCCACATCGTGTTCCACGAGCCCTGGCCGGTGACGATGGTCGGGCTCGATCTCACCCACCAGGCGCTGGCGACGAAAGAGATCGAAGCGGAACTAACTGCCCTCGGCGGGCCGGTGGCACAGTTCGTCGTGGCGCTGTTCGGCGCGTTCCGGGAGAACTACCGCAACGCCCAGGGCTTCGATAACCCGCCGGTGCACGATCCCTGCACCATCGCCTACCTCATCGACCCGGAGGTGGTCAGCGTGCGCAAGGCGCCGCTCGAGGTGGAGCTGCGCGGCGAGCACACCGCCGGCATGACCGTGGCGGACTTCCGCGCCCCGGCGCCGGCCGAGTGCCACACGCAGGTCGCGGTGGATCTCGACTGGCGGAAGTTCTGGGATCTCGTCCTCGACGCGGTGAAGGCGCTCAGCTAG
- a CDS encoding YhjD/YihY/BrkB family envelope integrity protein — protein sequence MATRTNPDTRYTDVYGIERLRDDDPGAVDKVREKAPLVDHLMRMQDRFASQGGNQYSAGITYFSVMAIFPLTMLTFAILAFVLAARPDLLSEIQSQIANSLPDEVGTVVNDIIEQAIASRGAVAGVGGLTALWSGLGWMTNLRAGVSSMWLIDPTQGGNFVVKKLKDLVALLGLLLAFFIAFTVTAIGSSGITRDVLERLGIDGFPGMTWVIFGVGLAIGVLANFLVFSWMLMALPRTEVPRRSGLQAALIGAIIFEVIKQFSTLIFGALLGNPAGAIFGPIIGLMLIFYLIWRIVMYLSAWAATTRESLDATPTPAPDQAVIKVRNEVSEGPGAGVLLGVGAALGAAGAGVAALLSRRNN from the coding sequence ATGGCGACGAGAACGAACCCTGATACCCGTTACACCGACGTCTACGGCATCGAGCGCCTGCGTGACGATGATCCCGGGGCCGTCGACAAGGTCCGCGAAAAGGCCCCGCTGGTCGATCACCTCATGCGGATGCAGGATCGCTTCGCCTCCCAGGGCGGCAACCAGTACTCCGCCGGCATCACGTACTTCTCGGTGATGGCGATCTTCCCGCTGACGATGCTCACCTTCGCCATCCTGGCGTTCGTGCTCGCCGCCCGCCCGGACCTGCTCAGCGAGATCCAGAGCCAGATCGCCAACAGCCTGCCCGACGAGGTGGGCACGGTGGTCAACGACATCATCGAGCAGGCCATCGCGTCTCGCGGCGCCGTTGCCGGCGTCGGTGGCCTGACCGCCCTGTGGTCGGGCCTGGGCTGGATGACCAACCTGCGCGCCGGCGTCTCCTCGATGTGGCTGATCGACCCGACGCAGGGCGGCAACTTCGTGGTGAAGAAGCTCAAGGACTTGGTCGCCCTGCTCGGCCTGCTGCTGGCCTTTTTCATCGCGTTCACCGTCACCGCGATCGGTTCCTCCGGAATCACCCGCGACGTGCTCGAACGCCTCGGCATCGACGGCTTCCCCGGCATGACCTGGGTGATCTTCGGCGTCGGCCTGGCCATCGGCGTGCTGGCCAACTTCCTGGTGTTCTCCTGGATGCTCATGGCGCTGCCGCGCACCGAGGTCCCGCGCCGCTCCGGCCTCCAGGCAGCCCTGATCGGCGCCATCATCTTCGAGGTGATCAAGCAGTTCTCGACCCTCATCTTCGGCGCCCTGCTCGGCAATCCGGCCGGCGCGATCTTCGGCCCGATCATCGGTCTGATGCTGATCTTCTATTTGATCTGGCGCATCGTCATGTACCTCTCCGCCTGGGCCGCCACCACGCGCGAGTCCCTGGATGCCACCCCGACCCCGGCGCCCGACCAGGCCGTGATCAAGGTCCGCAACGAGGTCAGCGAGGGTCCGGGCGCCGGCGTGCTGCTCGGCGTCGGCGCGGCCCTCGGCGCGGCCGGCGCAGGCGTGGCCGCCCTGCTCAGCCGCCGCAACAACTAG
- a CDS encoding NADP-dependent isocitrate dehydrogenase — translation MSTIIWTRTDEAPLLATYSFKPIVEAFASTADIDVETRDISLAGRIIAQFPERLTEEQKIGDHLAELGDLAKTPEANIIKLPNISASLVQLRNAIKELQAAGYDLPEYEEAQEKYDAVKGSAVNPVLREGNSDRRAPQAVKNFVKKYPHSMGEWSADSKSQVATMDSGDFRHNEKSVIMPDADTLTIKLVKPDGTEEVLKDDLAVQKGEVVDGTFMSAAALDEFLREQVKVAKEKGILFSAHLKATMMKVSDPIIFGHVVRAYFEEVYRTYGDELSAAGLDGENGLGHIIDSLDELDNGEEIRQLFDKVLEEGPDLAMVNSHKGITGLHVPSDVIIDASMPAMIRTSGQMWNKNDETQDTLAVIPDSSYAGVYQAVIEDCKENGAFDPTTMGTVPNVGLMAQKAEEYGSHNKTFKIPANGTVQVTNSAGEVLIEHDVEAGDIWRACQTKDEPIRDWVKLAVNRARLSGMKAIFWLDEERAHDANLIELVNLYLKDHDTEGLDLEILSPVEATKVSVERIRRGEDTISVTGNVLRDYNTDLFPILELGTSAKMLSVVPLINGGGLFETGAGGSAPKHVQQVQEENHLRWDSLGEFLALAESFRHEHNANNNARAGVLADALDTATEKLLNEGKSPSRKAGEIDNRGSHLYLATYWAEALAAQSEDSELAATFSDVAEKLSAKVDEINQAMIDEQGKPVDLGGYYLPNDEKTTAIMRPVAEFNELIDSLKK, via the coding sequence ATGTCCACGATTATCTGGACCCGCACTGACGAGGCGCCGCTGCTGGCGACCTACTCGTTCAAGCCGATCGTCGAGGCCTTCGCGTCCACGGCGGATATCGACGTCGAAACGCGCGACATCTCCCTCGCCGGCCGTATTATCGCCCAGTTCCCGGAGCGCCTGACCGAGGAGCAGAAGATCGGTGATCACCTCGCTGAGCTGGGTGATCTGGCGAAGACCCCGGAAGCCAACATCATCAAGCTGCCGAACATCTCCGCCTCTTTGGTGCAGCTGCGCAACGCCATCAAGGAGCTGCAGGCCGCCGGCTATGACCTGCCGGAGTACGAAGAGGCCCAGGAGAAGTACGACGCCGTCAAGGGCTCCGCGGTCAACCCGGTGCTGCGTGAGGGCAACTCCGATCGCCGCGCGCCGCAGGCCGTGAAGAACTTCGTGAAGAAGTACCCGCACTCCATGGGCGAGTGGTCCGCGGACTCGAAGTCCCAGGTGGCCACCATGGATTCTGGTGATTTCCGCCACAACGAGAAGTCCGTCATCATGCCGGACGCCGACACCCTGACCATCAAGCTGGTCAAGCCGGACGGCACCGAGGAGGTACTCAAGGACGACCTCGCCGTGCAGAAGGGTGAGGTTGTCGACGGCACCTTCATGTCCGCCGCGGCTCTCGACGAGTTCCTGCGCGAGCAGGTCAAGGTGGCGAAGGAAAAGGGCATCCTGTTCTCCGCGCACCTTAAGGCCACCATGATGAAGGTCTCCGACCCGATCATCTTCGGCCACGTCGTGCGCGCCTACTTCGAAGAGGTCTACCGCACCTACGGCGACGAGCTCTCCGCCGCCGGCCTGGACGGCGAAAACGGCCTCGGCCACATCATCGACAGCCTGGACGAGCTCGACAACGGCGAGGAGATCCGCCAGCTGTTCGACAAGGTCCTCGAGGAGGGCCCGGATCTGGCCATGGTCAACTCCCACAAGGGCATCACCGGCCTGCACGTGCCCTCGGACGTCATCATCGACGCCTCCATGCCGGCCATGATCCGCACCTCCGGCCAGATGTGGAACAAGAACGACGAGACCCAGGACACCCTGGCCGTCATCCCGGACTCCTCCTACGCCGGCGTCTACCAGGCCGTGATCGAGGACTGCAAGGAAAACGGCGCCTTCGACCCGACCACCATGGGCACCGTCCCGAACGTCGGCCTCATGGCCCAGAAGGCCGAGGAGTACGGCTCCCACAACAAGACCTTCAAGATCCCGGCCAACGGCACCGTCCAGGTGACCAACTCCGCCGGTGAGGTGCTCATCGAGCACGACGTCGAGGCCGGCGACATCTGGCGCGCCTGCCAGACCAAGGACGAGCCGATCCGCGACTGGGTCAAGCTCGCCGTCAACCGCGCCCGCCTGTCCGGCATGAAGGCCATCTTCTGGCTGGATGAGGAGCGCGCCCACGACGCCAACCTCATCGAGCTGGTCAACCTCTACCTCAAGGACCACGACACCGAGGGCCTGGATCTGGAGATCCTGTCCCCCGTCGAGGCCACCAAGGTCTCCGTCGAGCGCATCCGCCGCGGCGAGGACACCATCTCCGTGACCGGCAACGTGCTGCGTGACTACAACACCGACCTGTTCCCGATCCTCGAGCTGGGCACCTCGGCGAAGATGCTCTCTGTCGTCCCCCTGATCAACGGCGGCGGCCTGTTCGAGACCGGTGCCGGCGGCTCCGCCCCGAAGCACGTCCAGCAGGTGCAGGAAGAAAACCACCTGCGCTGGGACTCCCTGGGTGAGTTTTTGGCCTTGGCCGAGTCCTTCCGCCACGAGCACAACGCGAACAACAACGCTCGTGCCGGCGTGCTTGCCGACGCCCTGGACACCGCCACCGAGAAGCTCCTCAACGAGGGCAAGTCCCCGTCGCGTAAGGCGGGCGAGATCGACAACCGCGGCTCCCACCTCTACCTGGCGACCTACTGGGCCGAGGCCCTGGCCGCGCAGTCCGAGGACTCCGAGCTGGCCGCCACCTTCTCGGACGTGGCCGAGAAGCTCAGCGCCAAGGTCGACGAGATCAACCAGGCCATGATCGACGAGCAGGGCAAGCCGGTCGACCTGGGCGGCTACTACCTGCCGAACGATGAGAAGACCACGGCGATCATGCGCCCGGTCGCCGAGTTCAACGAGCTCATCGACTCCCTGAAGAAGTAA
- a CDS encoding exodeoxyribonuclease III — MIIASVNVNGIRAATKVRNDDNPGMLAWLNETAADVVLMQEVRATVEQAETALEPALNNGWNLTVAPAAAKGRAGVGILSRSPLSDVQVGFGSFDDAGRYLEGTVEGLRVASLYLPSGSTGSAKQDEKYYFLDEFTDVLADKATTFDAMVIGGDWNICHREQDLKNSRPNRKKSGHLDDERAWMDSIFGAFPDDEPQDKPGRGDYLGVVDYPHREVREATEDPQWFDIARRLQPDDAPYTWWTYRGQAFNNNAGWRIDYQAGTKKMLDAARRSWVEKASSVETRWSDHSPLLVDYDI, encoded by the coding sequence ATGATTATCGCCAGCGTCAACGTCAACGGCATCCGCGCCGCCACGAAGGTCCGCAACGACGACAACCCGGGCATGCTCGCCTGGCTCAACGAGACGGCCGCCGACGTCGTCCTCATGCAGGAGGTCCGCGCCACCGTCGAACAGGCCGAAACCGCCCTGGAGCCGGCGCTGAACAACGGCTGGAACCTCACCGTCGCCCCGGCGGCCGCGAAGGGACGCGCGGGCGTGGGCATCTTAAGCCGCAGCCCCCTAAGCGACGTGCAGGTCGGCTTCGGCAGCTTTGACGACGCCGGACGCTACCTCGAAGGCACCGTCGAGGGATTGCGCGTGGCCTCGCTGTATCTGCCCTCGGGCTCCACCGGCAGCGCCAAGCAGGACGAGAAGTACTACTTCCTCGATGAGTTCACCGACGTCCTCGCCGATAAAGCCACCACCTTCGATGCCATGGTCATCGGCGGCGACTGGAACATCTGCCACCGCGAACAGGACCTGAAAAACTCCCGGCCCAACCGCAAGAAGTCCGGCCACCTCGACGATGAGCGCGCCTGGATGGACTCCATCTTCGGCGCCTTCCCCGACGACGAACCGCAAGATAAGCCCGGCCGCGGTGACTACCTCGGCGTCGTCGATTACCCGCACCGCGAAGTGCGCGAGGCCACCGAGGATCCGCAGTGGTTTGACATCGCTCGGCGCCTGCAGCCCGACGATGCGCCCTATACCTGGTGGACCTACCGGGGCCAGGCGTTCAACAACAACGCCGGGTGGCGCATCGACTACCAGGCGGGTACGAAGAAGATGCTCGACGCCGCGCGTCGCAGCTGGGTCGAAAAGGCCTCGAGCGTGGAGACCCGCTGGTCGGATCACTCCCCGCTGCTCGTCGACTACGACATCTAA